In the genome of Planctomyces sp. SH-PL62, the window CGTCACCTCGCCCGAGGCGTCGCGGACGATGTTGGTCAGTTCGCCGCCGAGGAACGCGACGTTCGGGCTGATCGTGAACGGGCCGAAGTCGGTCGGCTTGGTCCCCTGCAACACCCCCGTCGCGTTCACGAAGGCGACCGTGGTCGGCGCCGAGGGATCGTTGATCGCCGGATCCAGCTCGAACGTCAGGTCGCCGATCGCCTGGAAGGGGATGAAGGGGGTGTCGACGGGACCCGGATTGAACGGCCCCCCCGCCACCAGGGAGAACTCGAAGTCGGCGACGACCCGGCGGGTGAACGTCGTCATCTCGCCCAGGGCGACCGTCGGGAGCGCCAGGAAGGCGGCCGCGCAGAGTGGCAGATATCGTCGCATCGTCATCACTCCTTCGTTCGAGACGTGTGGCCCGATGTGGTCCGCCGGCGTCGGTGGTCGACTCGCGGCCGATCGAGGCTAGCGTCATGAAGGGGTGGCTGCAATGGCGAGCCCGGCCGATTCAATACGTTTTTCGCGCATTTCGTCCCGCTTGATTCAGATTCGTCCGACTTCACCATCCTTATTTCGTTCATTTGGGACGATGACGCGCGCTTTTGACGAGGTCTCGTCAGGCGTCCGTCGGCGTCCCGGCGCGGAGGAGTCGGAGGGCGTTGGCGACGACGAGGAGGGTGGTGCCGACGTCGGCGAGGATGGCCATCCACATGTTGGCGATCCCGAACAGGGCGAGGACCAGGACCACGGCCTTGACGCCGATGGCCAGGGCGATGTTCTGGTGGATCATGCGGAGGGTGGCGCGGCCGTGGCGGACGAGCCAGGGGAGCTGGCGGAGGTCGTCGGCCATGAGGACGACGTCGGCGGTCTCCAGGGCGGCGCCGCTGGAGACGCCCCCCAGCGCGATGCTGACGCGGGCGGCGGCCAGGGCCGGGGCGTCGTTGACGCCGTCGCCCACCATGCCGGTCGGGCCGTGGGCGGCGGTGTATTCGTCGATGGCCCGGACCTTGTCGGCCGGGAGCAGCTCGGCGCGCTGCTCGCCGACGCCCAGCTCGCGCGCCATGGCGGCGGCGGCGCGGGGGTTGTCGCCGGTCAGCATGACGGTGCGGAGGCCCAGGGCGTGCAGCTCGGCCACCACGGCGGCGGCCTCCGGGCGGGGGCGGTCGGCCAGTCGGATCCAGCCCAGGGGGGCGGTCGCGGTGGTCACGGCGACCTCGGTGCCGACCCGGCCCTCGGCGCGGCCCATCTCGTCGTGGAACTCGGGCTGGCAGAGGCCGACCTCGTCGATGTAGCGGTGGCTCCCCAGGTGGTATTCCTCGGCGTCGATCCGTCCCAGGGCGCCCTTGCCGGGGATCGCCGTGTAGTCGTCGGCGGGGGGGACGTCCAGCCGCAGCTCGCGGGCGTGGCGGGCGATCGCCTTCCCCAGGACGTGCCCGCCCCGGTCCCCCAGCGCCGCGGCGATCCGCAGCACGTGCGACTCATCCCCCAGGCCCGAGGCGACGACCTCCACGACGTCCGGCCGCCCCAGGGTCAGCGTGCCGGTCTTGTCGAACGCGATCGCGCGGAGCTTCCCCACCGCCTCCAGGAACTCGCCCCCCTTGATCAGCACCCCGCGCCGGGCCGCGGCGGCCAGGCCGCTGACCACCGCCACCGGGGTCGCGATCACCAGGGCGCACGGGCAGGAGATCACCAGGACGACCAGGGCCTTGGCCGACCATTCCAGGAACGTCGGCCAGGCGGCGCCCCCGGTCCCCCACGCGAAGGCGGGCGGGACCACGGCCGTGAGCAGCGCGACGACCACCACCAACGGCGTATACCAGCGGGCGAACTGGGAGATCCGCCGCTCCACCGGCGCCCTCCCGGCCTGCGCGGCGCGGACCTGGTCGACGATCCGGCTGACCAGGGCCTCCTCGATCGTCCCCGAGGCCTCGACCTCGATGGTCCCTTCGCCGTTGATCGTGCCGGCGTAGACCGGATCGCCGGGGCCGCGCTCGACGGGCGTCGACTCGCCGGTGATCGCCTTCTGGTCGACCGTCGAGCGGCCCTTCAGCACGGAGCCGTCGATCGGGATCTGGTCGCCCGAGCGGACGAGGAGACGGTCCCCCTTCTCGATCCGGTCGACGGCGATCGTCTCGACGTCCTCGCCGACGATCCGCTCGGCGGTCGGCGGCGCGACTTCGAGCAGGCGTCGGATCGCGCGGCGGGCGCGGGCGACGCTCAGGGCTTCGAGCGACTCCGAGACGCCGAACAGGAACGCGACGGTCGCCGCCTCGTCCCACTGGCCCAGCGCCACGGCCCCCGCGATCGCCAGGGTCATCAGGGCGTCGATGTCGAGCCGGAGCCGGGCCATCGACTTCACGGCGCGGGGGAACAGCCAGAGGCCCCCGGCGGCGATCGCCAGGGCGCAGCAGGCCGTCGAGGCCCTCTCGGCCGTCGCCGCCGAGAGCCCCAACGCGGTCCCGAAGTAGTGCAGGAGCATCCCCGCGGAGAGGGCGACGCCCGACGCCGCGGTCGACGCCGTCATCCCCCGCCGCGACCACCACGAGGGGGGTGCCTCGGCTTCCGGCTCGCCGACCAGCGTCGTCGCCAGCCCGCTCCGATCGGTCACCTGCGCCGCCAGCCGCCTGGGGTCGACCCGCGAGGCGTCGTACTCGACGGTCATCAGGCCGTTGATCAGGTCAAAGCCCAGGTTCTCGACCCCCGGCGCCCCCTTCAGGACGGCTCGGAGTTGCCCGACCTCATGCTCGCAATCCAGCCCGCGAACCTGGAACGTGCACCGCGAACGACTCATCGGCTCAACCTCGTCGTCTTCACCGAAGCCCGCCCCCGAACCGGCCGGTTGCGGCGATCTCTCTCATGATACGGTATAATCCCTACCCGGTAAGGGGAACGACCGACGAGGCCGAGAAGGGTCGACTCATGGATGCGGAAACCGAGGCCGGATCGGGAGGCGAAGGCGGACGCGAAGTCGAGGCCGAATGCCTGGTCCGCTACGGGCTGGCGGGTCGGGTCGGCTGGTTCGCGGTCGACGCCGAGCTGCCGAGCCTCCCGGAACGGGGCGAGTCGATCGTGGTCCGGTCGAGCCGGGGGGTCGAGCTGGGCGAGGTCCTCTCGGCCGAGGCCGCGGGGCGAGGCCGGGCGGGCGAGGACTCGGTCGGCGTCTTCCGCGTGCTCCGTCGGGCCGACGCCGACGACCTCGCGCGGGCCGACGAGGCGGGGGGGCTCCGCGAGTCGCGGTTCGAACTCTGCCGACGGATCGCCGAGGAGGCGGGCTGGCCGCTGGAACTGGTCGACGTGGAACCGTTGCTGGACCTCTCGACGGTCCTCCACGTCCTGACCTTCGACGACCTGGACCCGGCCCCGGTCCGGGCTCGATTCCGGGTCGCCTGCGACTTCGACGTCTTCCTCGAAGACCTGACCGACGCCGACGCGACGGGCGCTCCCGAGCCCGAGCCCGCGCCCGCGACGGCCGAGAAGCGTTGCGGCGACTGCGACTGCGGCGGCGGGGGCTGTTCGAAGAAGGCCGCGAAGACCCGCGCCGACGCCCCCGAGGCCCTCCCCAAGCCCGGCGGCTGCTCGACGGCCACCGGCGGCGGCTGCTCGTCGTGCGGGGTCGCGGCGCTGAAGAATCGATCGCGCCGGGGGGCGGGCGTCGGATCAGGGAACGTCGACGAGTAGCGGGACGGGGCGGGCGTCGGGGCGGCCGGCTTCGAGAATGCCGGCGGCGTCGAGCGCCGCCTGAAGCTCGATCCGGACCGGATCGAACGCCGGATCACGCTGGAACCAGCGCTCATACTTGGGATTGGCGTCGACGGCGTTCTTCAGATGCTTCGCCGCGACCGCGATCCACTTGCGGTTGGAGACCGCGCCGATGGCCTCGACGACCGCCATCGTATAGTTGGCGCGGCCCTGCGAGCCGACCCCGGCCAGCGCCAGGTCGAGGACCTTGCGAGCCAGCTTGTGGGCCTCGTCGAATCGGTTGTACGAGGCGAACAGGATGCAGGCGTAGTGCAGCGCGTCCAGCCGCTCGGGGGCGAACCGCGCGTAGTCGGCCAGGCGAGGGTCGGCCAGCACGCGGTCCAGGCCCTCCTTGGCCTCGAAGGCGCGGTCGCGACAGATCGCCAGGCACATCCGGTCGACCTGGGCGAGGAGGTTGGCGGGGTCGAGCGCCAGGATCTTCTCGACCTCGAAGGCGGCGAGCGCCAGCCGGCGCGGGTCCAGCGGGAGATGGGGCCGGAGGGGCCCGTCGGGGTCGGAGCCCGCCTCGCGGATCCGGGAGGCGAGGACCGCGCGGGCGTCCAGCTCGCCGGGGGCGACGTTCGCGGGCTCGTCCAGCGCCGGACGATCGCTGTCCGGCGGAGCGGGCGTCAGGGGGAGGTTCCGGCCGGTCGTCGGCGACTCGTCGGCCGGTCCCGACGGGGCCTGGAGGAACCGCCTCGGGAGCACGCTCCTGAGCAGCTCATAGCGGCGGATGTCCTGTTCGAGACCGTCCAGGGCGGACCCCTCGGCGCGGATGAAGGCGCGGGTCTGGACGAACTCGGCGCGGTCGGGGGCCGAGTCGATCGCCTGGTTGC includes:
- a CDS encoding PSP1 C-terminal domain-containing protein; this encodes MDAETEAGSGGEGGREVEAECLVRYGLAGRVGWFAVDAELPSLPERGESIVVRSSRGVELGEVLSAEAAGRGRAGEDSVGVFRVLRRADADDLARADEAGGLRESRFELCRRIAEEAGWPLELVDVEPLLDLSTVLHVLTFDDLDPAPVRARFRVACDFDVFLEDLTDADATGAPEPEPAPATAEKRCGDCDCGGGGCSKKAAKTRADAPEALPKPGGCSTATGGGCSSCGVAALKNRSRRGAGVGSGNVDE
- a CDS encoding PEP-CTERM sorting domain-containing protein, whose protein sequence is MRRYLPLCAAAFLALPTVALGEMTTFTRRVVADFEFSLVAGGPFNPGPVDTPFIPFQAIGDLTFELDPAINDPSAPTTVAFVNATGVLQGTKPTDFGPFTISPNVAFLGGELTNIVRDASGEVTSADVRDLLMEWELVGPAFGRLYGKAGLNFDADGVTIPFAYGTILSGPLPFDVFADDGDGDTSNDVLVAIGRNRTLRVVPEPHSVALLALGAVGLLAAVRRRA
- a CDS encoding heavy metal translocating P-type ATPase, giving the protein MSRSRCTFQVRGLDCEHEVGQLRAVLKGAPGVENLGFDLINGLMTVEYDASRVDPRRLAAQVTDRSGLATTLVGEPEAEAPPSWWSRRGMTASTAASGVALSAGMLLHYFGTALGLSAATAERASTACCALAIAAGGLWLFPRAVKSMARLRLDIDALMTLAIAGAVALGQWDEAATVAFLFGVSESLEALSVARARRAIRRLLEVAPPTAERIVGEDVETIAVDRIEKGDRLLVRSGDQIPIDGSVLKGRSTVDQKAITGESTPVERGPGDPVYAGTINGEGTIEVEASGTIEEALVSRIVDQVRAAQAGRAPVERRISQFARWYTPLVVVVALLTAVVPPAFAWGTGGAAWPTFLEWSAKALVVLVISCPCALVIATPVAVVSGLAAAARRGVLIKGGEFLEAVGKLRAIAFDKTGTLTLGRPDVVEVVASGLGDESHVLRIAAALGDRGGHVLGKAIARHARELRLDVPPADDYTAIPGKGALGRIDAEEYHLGSHRYIDEVGLCQPEFHDEMGRAEGRVGTEVAVTTATAPLGWIRLADRPRPEAAAVVAELHALGLRTVMLTGDNPRAAAAMARELGVGEQRAELLPADKVRAIDEYTAAHGPTGMVGDGVNDAPALAAARVSIALGGVSSGAALETADVVLMADDLRQLPWLVRHGRATLRMIHQNIALAIGVKAVVLVLALFGIANMWMAILADVGTTLLVVANALRLLRAGTPTDA